A stretch of DNA from Sphingomonas sp. SORGH_AS_0879:
GCCGAAGGGGAAGGGGCCGATGGTCGACTCGAAGAAATCCAGCGTCGGCGCGAATTCGGCGAACAGCGCCTCGGCCTTCGCCTTCTCGCCCGGCAGATACCAGTAGAACATCGGGATCGTGTTGCCGAAGCGGCTCTTATACGATCCCTCGACCACGTCATAAGGCCCGACATTCAGCGCGATGGCATAGGTGTTGGGATGCCTGGTCCGCCAGTTCCAGCGCGTCCGCCCATCGGGCAGCGTATCGACGCCCAGCAGCACGCCGTTGGACGGGGCCTTCAACCCCTTGGGCACGGTGATGTGCAGCGTCACCACGCCCGGCTCGCCCATCGGATAGTCGAGGCAGGGCCAGAACAGGTCGCAGCCATAGCCCTGTGTCGTGGTGGCGAACCAGGGGCGACCATCGGGTGTCCTGGCCCAGACGACGCCCGTGTCCCAGGGCGCACGGACCGCGACATGGGGCGTGCCGCCATAGGTGATCTTGGCACTCACCCTTTGCCCCGCGCGAAGCGGGCGGAGCAGGGTGATGACCAACTTTCCTTCGGGGTTGCTCCACTGGGCGGGCTTCAGCGCCTTGCCGTCGATCAGTATCGCCTTGACCGGCAGATTCTTGTCGAGATCGATCACCAGTCGCGCGAGCGGAGCCTTGGCGGTGAAACCCAGCACCGCGACGCCGTTCAACTCCTGCGTATCGGGCAGCACCTCGAACGACAGGTCGGCGCGGTCGAAGCGCATGGCGAGTTGTTCGGGCGGGCGCACGCCGCCCGACACCATCGTCTGCGCGGTCAGCGGCGGTTCGCCCTTGCCGGGTAAGGCCTTGCCATTTTGGGCGTTCGCCGGCGCGAGGGCGCAAAGTGCGGTGGCGGCAAGCAGGGCGGCGGCGACATTCCGTATACGATTCATCGCCAATGTGTCGCGCAACGGCTCGGGCTTGGCAAGCGCTCGGGTGTCGGCTTGTCGCAGCGGGAATTGATGGATCGGCAACCCTCCCCATATATAGTCCTGAAGAGGCCCCGATCAGGGCCGACCGGAGTTTGCATGAACCAGTCCTATCCCGTCCTCCCGCTGCGTGACATCGTCGTCTTCCCGCACATGATCGTCCCCCTGTTCGTCGGTCGCGACAAATCGGTCGCGGCGCTGGAAGCGGCGATGGCGGCGGACAAGGAAATTTTCCTGGTCGCCCAGCTTGATCCCGCCGAGGACGATCCCGCGCGCGAGGATCTGTACGAGATCGGCGTGACCGCCACCGTCCTGCAATTGCTCAAGCTGCCCGATGGCACGGTCCGTGTGCTGGTCGAGGGCAAGACGCGCGGGCGTCTGGACCAGCTCGACGAATCGGGCGCGTTCCTGACCGCCACGATCGACGCGAAGCCGGTGTCGGAAGACGATGCCGCGCTCGAAGAGCAGGACCATGACGTCAAGGCGCAACTCGCCGCGCTGATGCGCTCGGTGGTCGACCAGTTCGAGAATTACGCCAAGCTCAACCGCAAGCTGCCCGCCGAAACCGCGGTGCAACTGGCGGAGATCGAGGATGCCTCGCAACTCGCCGATGCGGTCGCCGCCAACATCTCGGTCAAGGTCGCCGACAAGCAGGCGCTGCTGGTGGAAACCGATCCGGCCAAGCGGCTGGAGATGGCCTATGCCCTGATGGAAGGCGAACTCGGCGTCCTTCAGGTCGAGAAGAAGATCAAGAGCCGCGTCAAGCGCCAGATGGAGAAGACGCAGCGCGAATATTATCTCAACGAACAGTTGAAGGCGATCCAGCGCGAACTGGGCAATGAGAGCGAGGACGGTGACGGCGACGAGATCGCCGAACTGACCCAGAAGATCGCCACGCTCAAGCTGTCCAAGGAAGCGCGGACCAAGGCGACAGCCGAACTCAAGAAGCTGAAGACCATGGCGCCGATGAGCGCCGAGGCGACGGTGGTGCGCAATTATCTCGACGTGCTGCTCGGCCTGCCCTGGGGCAGGAAGTCCAAGGTGAAGAAGGACATCGCGGCGGCGCAGGCGATTCTGGATCAGGATCACTATGCGCTGGAAAAGGTGAAGGACCGGATCGTCGAATATCTGGGCGTCCAGGCGCGCACCAACAAGCTGAAGGGGCCGATCCTGTGCCTCGTCGGCCCGCCGGGCGTCGGCAAGACCTCGCTGGGTCAGTCGATCGCCAAGGCGTGCGGGCGCGAGTTCATCCGCCAGTCGCTGGGCGGCGTGCGCGACGAAGCCGAGATTCGCGGCCATCGCCGGACCTATATCGGCTCGCTGCCGGGCAAGATCGTGACCAATTTGAAGAAGGCCGGCACGGGCAATCCGCTGTTCCTGCTCGACGAGATCGACAAGTTGGGTCAGGATTTTCGCGGTGACCCCGCCTCGGCGCTGCTGGAGGTGCTCGACCCCGAACAGAATGCCAAGTTCAACGATCACTATCTGGAGATCGACATCGATCTATCGGACGTGATGTTTGTGTGCACCGCGAACACGCTGAACCTGCCGCAGCCTCTGCTCGACCGCATGGAGATCATCCGTCTGGAGGGTTATACCGAGGACGAGAAGGTCGAGATCGCCGAGCGTCACCTGATCGCCAAGCAGGTCGAGACGCACGGCCTGAAGGACGGCGAGTTCACGCTGACGCAAGGTGGCCTGCGCGCCCTGATCCAGCGCTACACCCGCGAGGCAGGCGTGAGAACGCTGGAGCGTGAGATCGCGCGTCTCGCCCGCAAGGCGCTGCGCCAGATCCTGGAGGGCAAGGCGACCTCGGTGACGATCACGCCGGACAATTTGCATGAGTTCGCGGGCGTCCAGAAGTATCGCCACGGCCTGTCCGAACAGGAGGATCAGATCGGTGCGGTCACCGGCCTCGCCTGGACCGAAGTGGGTGGCGAATTGCTGACCATCGAATCGGTGACGGTGCCGGGCAAGGGGCAGGTGAAGACCACCGGCAAGCTGGGCGACGTCATGAAGGAATCGGTCCAGGCCGCCTTCAGCTTCGTCCAGGCGCGCAGTCCCAGCTTCGGGATCAAGCCCTCGCTGTTCCACCGCAAGGACATCCATATCCACCTGCCCGAAGGGGCGGTGCCCAAGGATGGTCCGTCGGCGGGCATCGGGCTGGTCACCTCGATCGTCTCGACGCTGACCGGCATCGCGGTGCGCAAGGATGTGGCGATGACCGGTGAGGTGACTCTGCGTGGCCGCGTGCTGCCGATCGGCGGGCTGAAGGAAAAGCTGCTCGCGGCGTTGCGCGGTGGGATCACCACCGTCCTCATCCCACAGGAGAATGAGAAGGATCTGGCGGATATCCCCGCCAATATCCGCGAAGGGTTGAAGATCGTGCCCGTGTCGCATGTCGACGAGGTGCTTCGTCTGGCACTGGTCGGCCCGCTGGAGGCGATCGACTGGACCGACGCCGACGAACTGGCGGCGCTGCCGCCCGCCGCCATCCCGGCGGTCGCGGGGGCCGAACGCCACCATTGATCGTCGCGAGGGCAGGGCCATCCGGCGTAAAGGCGGATGGCCCTGTCGGCGATTGTCACACGATTGTCACGGTCGGGCGCTTAGCGGGTGTTTCGTGCCGGGCACGACAACAGTTTGACAGCGGACGCAACAACGGCATTATCGATCCTTTAAGGTTTGAGCGGCAACCGAGTCCGTCTGACTAATCTTTGGGTTCACAGGGGGTTATGGAATGAACAAGCAGGAGCTGATCGCTACCGTCGCCGATTCTTCGGGCCTCGCGCGTGGGGATGCGATCAAGGCTGTGGAGGCCGTGTTTGAGTCGATCACCGCCGCGCTCAAGAAGGGCGACGAGGTTCGCCTGGTCGGCTTCGGCACCTTCTCGGTATCCCAGCGCAAGGCCTCGACCGGTCGCAATCCCCGGACCGGCGAACCGATGACCATCAAGGCGTCGTCGCAGCCCAAGTTCAAGCCGGGCAAGCTGTTGAAGGACTCGGTCAACTAATGTGATTTTTTGGGCTGGACAGGCGGCGACACGCCGCCTAAAGGCCCGTCCTCCGGTTACCGGGCGCGTAGCTCAGCGGTAGAGCACACCCTTCACACGGGTGGGGTCACAGGTTCAATCCCTGTCGCGCCCACCATCCTTTCTCGCCGATCGGGCGATGACATGAGGATGGTGATCAGGTCGTTTTCATCGCTATCGGCGGTATGTGAGGTAGGGCAACCTTGCCCCTATGGCGTCCATGCCATCCCCCCGTCAGACAAGGGGGAGAGCGGATCAATATTCGTTTTCGCGCAGAGGCGCGGAGGACGCAGAGAGATATTGCTCACGCGGCAGCGCGTCTCATTGACTCCTGGATAGCGAAGAACAAGCCGCTGTTGCCTCAGGCGCACCCCCTCTGCGTCCTCCGCGCCTCTGCGCGCAAAAGAAGTGGGCCGGCGTCTTCGCTTGAACCGCCAGGTCCGTTCGACATTCCCTCATTCCTCCCCTGCAAGGGGAGGTGGCAGGTCGAAGGCCTGACGGAGGGGTATCGCCCTTCCGATAGCGGAACACTCTCCACCATGCTCGGCGTGGTCTCCCTCCCCTTACATGGGAGGAGTGAAGCCCGTTCTGCCTGGACGCAGGTCCGCGATCGGCTCCCCGCCAAAAACCGCGCTTACATCCTGGCGTCGGTATCCCCAGCCAGAGAGCGTGCGATCGGGTCGATCATGTCCTTCGGTATGCGGCGGGCGATGACGGGCATGGTCGCGTGGCTCTTGCGCGCGTCCACCACATTCTTGTCGCCCTGCCAGTGGCGCAGCCGCGCGGCGATATAGTCCGCGCGCTGACCGGCCAGGACGGGATAGGGCTTGCCGGGCGTGTGACAGCTGACACAGGCGGGCAGTTGCTTGTCCGGCAGCCCCCGCTCGACGATCCGCGCCGCCGCCGGGTCGCCCGAGGGGGCGCCTCCCAGGCCCGGCATCGCGGCGAAGCGGCGTGCGGCGGCCTCCATCCGTGCCGCCTCCATCCGCATGGCCACCTGCTGCATCACCGCGCTCGACCGGCGCCCATCGGCATAGCCACGCAGCGCCGCCAGCAGATATTCGGGGCTCTGTCCGCCCAGGATCGGAATGTCGGGCGCGCCGCGGCCGCGTCCGTCGGTGCCATGGCATCCGGTGCAATTGTCCGGATCGACCGCGGGCGAGGCTTCGGCGACCAGCGCCCGGTACTGAGCCGGGGTCATGCCGGGCAGGCGACGGACGAACGCGACCATGCGGCGTACCTCGTCGGGGCGGTCCTGCACGGCCCAGGCGGGCATGCCGGTATATTTGACGCCGTGCTGGATGATCCAGAACAGCTGCTTGTCGGTCCATTGGCGCGCATTGATCGCCAGATCGGGCGCGGGCGGGGTCGCGGCCTGCATCACCGGCGCGGGCTTCTGGCCGGGCGCACCGTGGCAGACCGCGCAGGCATTGGCGAAATGGCCCGCGGCGCTGACTAGGCCGCTGCGGTCGGCGGGGTCGTTGGGCGCGGTCAAGGCGGCATGGGTCCGCACCGAATTGCGCATCGCCCAGTGCAGGAACCAGTCGGTGATCGCCCAATGCCCGCTCGACGCGGCAAGGCTGATCACGCCCGACCAGGCGACCGCCATACCCAGCGTGGCCAGGCCCAGGATGGTGGCGATCACGCGCTTCCAGGTGATACGGATGGTCATGCGCGCGCCTCCGGTCGGGTTTGGAGCAGGCGGCCGAGCATCGCCAGCCCGCCGCACAGATAGGCGATGCCGCCGACCAGCAGCATGACCACGCCCGCAATCTGCTGGTCCTGCAACGCGCCCGCGCCGTGATGGCTGTAGAGCGGACGCGGGGCGAGGCCGATCAGCGCGCCGAGCAGGGTCATATGCATCGATGTGACCAGCAGTGCCGCCACCCCCGCCGCCCGGTGCCGGGGCGCGAGCACCGCCGACCAGAGCAGCAGCCCGGCGACAAGGAAACTGGCCTGCTCGACCACCAGCCACAGCGGCGCATGATCGGCCAGCCGCCGCAGCGCGGGGACGTGCCAGCCCCAGACGATCACCGCCTCCACCAAAGCGGCAGCCATCGGCGTGGCGAGGCGTGGCCAGCGACGGGCGGGGTCGAGGCGGCTGTCCTGGATCGCCAGCGCGAGCAGCGGCGCGGCCACCGCCACCGCGATCATGTGCGCGACCATATGGCCGGTCATGCCTTGGCCGCTCAGTGCCCAGCCAAAGGCGAGCAGGGTCAGGCCCGCGAGGAGATAAGCCCGCTTCACCGGCAATCGCCCAGCACCAGGACCGGCATCGCGGTGAATATGACCGCGACGAAGCTCAATCCCGCGAGAAGGAAGGTCGAATAGGCGAGGAAGCGCAGCCGATCGACATCGGTGCCCTCATTATGCGGTGGCGGGTCGCCGGGGCCGCGCGATTGCTGCCACGCGATCACGCCCGAGGCGACGATCACGACCAGCGCGACGACCGTCCCGATGGCGAAGGCGGTGGGGAAGAGCGCCCATTCGCCGATCCGCTCGCACGAGATCGCCGCCCACAGATAGGAGAAGAGAAAATGCACCGCCCAGGTCGTCGGCGGCACGATCAGCGTCCATAGCGTGACCCGCAGCCGGTGGGCGCCTTTCAACCAGCGCTTCATAGCCCCGTCTCCGGAAACAGGCCGACGGTCAGATAGGCTACGACAGCGGTCAGCGCGAAGAAGTGCAGATAGACGGTGATGTTGCGGATGTCGGCGTCATGGCTCGGCGTCATCCTGCCCGCGATGCTTCGGGCCAGCGTATAAAGCTGCATGATCGCGGCGACGGCGGCATGGACCACGGTCCAGACGACCAGCACCCAGACGATTGCCGGATAGACATTGGCCTTCGGATCGAGCCCTTCCAGACAGGCGAGCCCCGCGAACAGGCTGGCGATCGCCATGCCCGCCCCGAGCAGCAGCAGCGCGCGGGCCGCCATCATCCCGCCGCGACGATGGACCTCGCGCGCCGCCAGCGTCGCCGCCCAACTCGCCAGCGACAGGGCCAGGGCGAGGAGCGGGCCGCCGCTGCCCGGTCCGTCGAACCCGGCGCCGAAATCGGGATGGATCGTCCAGTAGAAATAATAGCCGAAGACGAGGCCGGAAAAGGCCGTCGCGTCGGCCATCATCGTGATGAACATCGCCCACCAGCCCGGCGCGGCGGGCCCGGAGATATAGAGCGGCAGGCGCATGCCATGACCGATCGGCTTTTCGGGTTTCTCGGGGATTTCCGCGGTGTCCCACAACCACCAGAGGATGCAGGCCAAGGTCACCACGCCGCCCAGGGCCGCGATCAGATAGAGGTGATAGGTGGTCAGGATGAAGACGCTGCCCAGCGCGACGGCGGTCAGCATCGGCTTGACGCTGGGCGTGCCAAGCCGGATCACCGAGACGGGCTTGCCGTCGAGGACCGAGGTGATGATCGTCTCGCGGCGACCTTCCTCGGCGTCGGCGAGGAAGAAGCGGCCCTCATCGACCTTGGCGACGAAATCCTTCTGGTCCCAGATCGGATAGCGGCTCTCGACCAAAGGCACCGAGCGGATGCCCCAATCCTCATCATCCGGCTTGGCCAGCCATTCGAGCGTGCCCGCATTCCACGGATTGCGCGGCGCCTTGGTACGGGTCGGCGACAGGGCGAGGTCGATGACCAGCACGGCGACGCCCGCCGCGAACATGTAGGAGCCCAGCGTAGAGGCCAGGTTGAGCCAGCCGATGTTCAAATCGGCGGGATAGGTGAAGACGCGACGCGGCATCCCCTCCAGTCCCGACAGATGCATCGGGAAGAAGGTCAGGTTGACGCCGACGAACATGATCCAGAAGGCGGTTCGCCCCATCCGATCAGACAGCTTCTTGCCGGTGATGAGCGGCCAGTAATAATAAAGCCCGCCGAACAGCGGCAGCAATGTGCCGCCGATCAGCACATAATGGAGGTGCGCGACGATGAAATAAGTGTCGTGTGCCTGCCAGTCGAAGGGCGCCACCGCGACCATCACGCCGGTCAGCCCGCCGATGACGAAGATGGCCAGGCTTCCGCTCGCATAGAGCAAGGGCGTCGACCATTTCACCTTGCCAGCCCACAGCGTGGCGATGAAGGCGAAGATCTGGACCCCGGTCGGGATGGCGACGGCCTCTGATGCGGCGGAGAAGAAGGCGAGGCTGATCTTCGGCAGGCCAGTCGCGAACATATGGTGCACCCACAGCCCGAACGACAGGAAGGCGGTGCCCACGGCCGCGAGCACGATCCATGGATAACCCAGCAGGTGCCGCTGCGCGAAGGTCGGGATCAGCATCGCGAACAGGGCGATCGAGGGCAGGAAGACGATATAGACCTCCGGATGGCCGAAGATCCAGAACAGGTGCTGCCACAACAGCGGATCGCCCCCGCGCGCGGCGTCGAAGAAGGGCCAGTCGAGCAGCCGCTCCATCTCGAACAACAGGTCGCCCGCGATCAGAGGCGGAAAGGCGAACAGGATCATCACCGCCACGACCAGGATATACCAGGCATAGAGCGGCATCAGGTTCAGCCGCATCCCCGGCGGGCGGCATTTGAGCACACCGACGATCAACTCGACGGCGGCGGCGACCGACGACACCTCGATGAAGGAAAGCCCCAGCATCCAGATATCGGCGCCCAGGCCCGACAAATCGGTGCGGGTGGTCAGCGGCGGATACATGAACCAGCCGCCATCGGGCGCGGCGTTGAAGAAGATCGAGCCGCCGACGAACACGCCGCCGATCAGGAAGCTCCAATATCCGAAGGCCGACAGGCGCGGGAAGGGCAGGTCGCGTGCGCCGAGAAGTTGCGGCAGCAGGATGATCGACACTGCCTCGAACATCGGGACGGCGAACAGGAACATCATCATCGAGCCGTGCAGCGTGAACAGCTGGTTGAAGGTGTTCGCCGACACCAGGTCATTGTCGGGCACAGCCAATTGGGTGCGCATGATCAGCGCCAGCGCGCCGGCGAACAGCATGAAGCCGAACGCGGTCAGCGTGTACCAGACGCCGACCCGGTTGTTGTTGACGTCCGTCCAGCGCAGGAACAGCCCGCTGGGCGGCTTCCAGACGGCGCGCAGCCGCTCTTCCTGGGCGGCGCGAAGGGCAGGGTCGTCCTGGGCGTGGAGGCTCATTTCAGACCCTGAAGATAGCGGGCGAGGGCCAGCGCCTCGTCATCCGACAATTGGGGGAAAGAGGGCATGCGCACGCCCGGCTTGGTCTTTTCGGGATGACGGATGAAGTTCGCGACGTTGGCCTCCGTCATCGGCAGGATGCCCGCCGCCAGCGTCCGGCGCGATCCGAAATGGGTGAGGTCGGGGCCGATCCGGGTGGGCGGCGTCACTCCGGCGATGGCATGGCACCCGGAACAGCCATTGGCCGCGAAGAGCCGGGTTCCGGCACTGTCGACGGCCCGGGCGGGACGCGCCTGCTGGGCCAGCCATGCATCGAAGGCGGCGGGCGGCATGGCGATGACGTCGAACGCCATCAGGGCGTGGGACAATCCGCAGAACTCGGCGCATTGGCCGCGATAGCGACCGGGCTTGTCGGCGCGGACGACCAGGCTGTTGATGCGGCCGGGGATCATGTCCATCTTGCCCGCCAGCCCCGGTATCCAGAAGCTGTGCACCACATCGCCCGCGCCCAGGCGAAAGGCGACCGTACGACCGGTCGGGATACGAATCTCATTCGCACCCAGGACGGGAGCGCGACCCGGTGCCTGATAGGCGACGCGCCACCAGAATTGCTCGCCATCGACCGCGACCTTCAGGTCGGCGGGCGCGACCGGCCGGGGCCGCATATAGGGTAGCGAATAGGCGAGCAGTCCCAGCAGCACGATCGTCGGTATGACCCCGCCCAGCCACAGGACCAGGCGCATGCCCTTCTCATGTCCGATCGCCCCTTCGGGCGCACGGACGGCATGGCGCATCAGCAACGCGACCGCCCCCGCGATCACCACCGCGCCGACCAGCATGATGATGAAAAGGTGGCGAATATCCGCCGCATCCGCCCCGAACGGGGCCAGGGTCGATTGATGCGTGTTGCATCCCGCCAACAAGGCGGCCGTCCCGACGACGATGGCTGTGCTCATCCCCCGCATGGCCAACAAACGTTGCCATGGTGGAATGGTTCACCTTCCCTTCATCGGAAATTCATGTCCGAAACAAAATGTCACGTTTGCGGATTGCGCCGCCAGACCTCACCCGCGAGCACCGTGGCGAAGCCCAGCCAGGCGGCCAGAGGCACGACGCTGAGGGCGGCGGGACGGTCGATCTTCCAGGCGGTGGCCGCCAGCGCGGCGGTACCGGCGGCCATCGTCCCGGCGGCGGCGGTGCTGGTGCCGATCCGTCGTTCGCGGAAGAACAACTCGGTCCATCCGCCGATCATCGCGCTGTTGCCGAGCCAGAGCGCGACCGCCGTATCGCGCCGGGGCGAGGAGGGCTGGCGAAGCAGTCGGTAGCCGCCGACCGCCGCCAGGCTTTCGAGCACCGGCCAGACCGCACCGAATACCTTGTCTGGCGGGGTGAAGCCAGGCTTGTCGAGCCGTCTGTACCAATGCCGGATGCGTGGGTGAGACGGATCGGGCACATTGCGCCGCCCGACCAGTGCACTCAACCCCAGCACCGCCGCCGCCACGCCGCCCGCCATCCATGGCGACAACCCCGTCTTCGTCTTGCCGTTCATCGCGAACCCTCTCGATTGCGAGGGGGATAACGGTTCGGCCTCATCCCTGTTCAGCGGCGGCGCGATTTGTCGGCATTGGCATCGGCGGATCGAGCGCCGCGATCGCCAGCAACGACAGGCCCAATATGCGTCGGTTTCGCCGGGCGATTTGCTATCCTGGATCAAGGCCATTTGGCCGATTTACCTGCTATCCGTACTTTTGCGGTAGGATGGCGACCGCTGGCGCGTGGCCGCGCCTTGTTGCAGAAATGGACGATAGTGGACTCCTCCGCATTTGAATTCCTGAAAGGCGTTTCGGGACAGGTGGTCGATGAGATCATCGCGTTCGACTGGGCGGCGACCTCGCTGGGCGCGCCGGGGCAGTGGCCGGTCGCGCTGCGGTGCCAGGTGGCGACGATGCTCGCCTGTCCCGCGCCCATGTATCTGGTCTGGGGCCCGGATCTGATCTCCTTCTACAACGATGCCTATCGGCCGATCCTGGGTTATCGCGCGGCGACCGCGATGGGCACGCCGTTCCGCATCCTGTGGGGCAGCATCTGGGACGAGATCGCGCCTTTGGTCGACCAGGCGCTATCGGGCGGCGTCGCGCGGGTCACGGACATGCGGCTGGACCTGGCGCGCGAGGGGAAGCCCGAGGAAAGCTACTGGACCTTTTCCTATTCGCCGGTCTTCGACGATCGCGGCGACATCGCGGGCATGATCTGCGTCACCGGCGAGACGACTGCGCGCGTGCTGGCCGAACGACGCCAGCAGGAGGCGGACGAACGGCTCGACCTGGCGCTCAGTTCGGGCGCGCATGTCGGCATGTGGGACTGGGACGTGGTCAACGACTCGGTGCGCTCCGATGGGCGCTTCGCGGCGATGTACGGCGTCGACCCGGTCGCCGCCGAGGCGGGCATGCCGATCGCCGAGTTCTTCCAGGGTATCCATCCCGAAGACCGCGCGCGGGTGGAGGCGGAGATCGGGGCCGTCCTCGCGGGGGCGGGCGATGCGAGCGAGGGGGCGGGGCGCTTCGTCTCCGAATATCGGCTGGTCCAGTCCGATGGCTCGGTCCACTGGGTATCCGCGCGGGGACGGTGCATCGTCGATGGGACCGGGCGCTGCGTGCGCTTCCCCGGCGTCAGCTTCGATATCACCGACCGGGTCTGTGTCGAGCTTCAGTTGCGCGAGAGCGAGGCTCGCGCGCGTCTGAATGCCGAGCGGGTGCAGCTCGCGCTGGAGGCGGGGGCGATCATCGGCACCTGGCTATGGGACCTGCCGAACGATCGCTTCACGGTGGACGAGCCGTTCGCCCGTAATTTCGGGCTCGACCCCGCTCTGGGGCATGAGGGGCTGAGCCTGGCGCAGGTGGTCGAGACGGTCCATCCCGACGATCAGGCCGGCCTTGCCGAGGCGATCGCCGAGGCGATCGCGCGCGGCGGTCCCTATGCCCATCAGTATCGCACGCGGCGTCATGACGGTCGCTATCACTGGCTGGAGGCGAATGGCCGGGTCGATCACGCGCCCGACGGCACGCCGCTGCACTTTCCCGGCGTGCTGATCGATGTCGGCGCCCGCCGCGCGCTGGAGGCCGAGCGCGACCATGCCATCGCCGAACTCCGCGCGCTGACCGACCAGTTGGAACAGCGCGTCGCCGACCGCACCGCCGAGTTGATGCGTGCAGAGGAAGCGTTGCGGCAAAGCCAGAAGATGGAGGCGGTGGGCCAGTTGACCGGTGGGTTGGCCCATGATTTCAACAATCTGCTGGCGGGTATTTCCGGCTCGCTGGAACTTATGGCGCTGCGCCTGTCGCAGGGGCGGACGGGGGAGCTCGACCGCTATATGGACGCGGCGCAGGGGGCGACGCGGCGGGCGGCGGCGCTGACCCACCGGCTGCTGGCCTTTTCGCGGCGGCAGACGCTGGCCCCGCGCGCGACCGATATCGGCGCGCTGGTCGCGGGCATGACCGACCTGATCCGCCGCACCGTGGGGCCGGGCATCACGCTGGAGACGAAGGGCGGGGACGATCTGTGGACCGTGCTGGTCGATGCGCCGCAGCTGGAGAATGCGCTCCTCAACCTGTGCATCAACGCGCGCGATGCGATGCCGGACGGCGGGCGCATCACGATCGAGATGGTGAACCGGCGGCTGATCGGCGACAATGCGCGGTTCGGCGATATACCGGACGGCGAGTATCTGGCGTTGTGCGTGACCGATATCGGCATCGGCATGACCCCCGACGTAATAGAAAAGGCGTTCGACCCCTTCTTCACCACCAAGCCGCTGGGGCAGGGGACCGGGCTGGGGTTGAGCATGATCTATGGCTTCGCCAAACAGTCGGGCGGGCAGGTCCGCATCCATTCGACGCCCGGCATGGGGACGACCGTGTTCCTCTATCTGCCCCGCCACGACGGACCGGCGGAGCAGGAGGACACCGGCACGACCACCGCGCTCGACGGTCCCGCCGGGTCGGGCGAGACAGTGCTGGTCGTCGATGACGAGGCGACCGTTCGCCTGATGATCGTCGATGTGCTGCGCGACATGGGCTATCAGGTGATCGAGGCGGCGGACAGCGCGGAAGGGCTGGCGATCCTGCGATCGTCGGTGCGGATCGATCTGCTCGTCACCGATGTCGGCCTGCCCGGCGGGATGAACGGACGCCAACTGGCCGAAGCGGCGCGGGAATTGCGACATGAATTGAATGTCATGTTCATCACGGGCTATGCGGAGGGCGCGGTGCTGAACAGCGGCCATTTGTCGCCGGGGATGCAGTTGCTGACCAAGCCGTTCACCGTGGACGCGCTGGTCACGGGGATACAGGCCGCGATAGGCGCGGCCGCGCGGCGGTACGAACCCCACGCCCCCTGAACCCTTCGCGGTCCCGGTCCGGATCGCGTGCGGCACCGCATGACGATGACGACCGGGAGTTTCGAGACGATGAAGACCAGCCGCCTGGCCCTGTCCCTATTGGGCACGAGCCTGTTCGCCGCCGCCCCGGCCCCTGCGCAGGACGGGCCGGATATTCCCGAGCCGATGGTGTTCGACATGATCCGCCCGCTGACCGCAAAGGCGGGCGAGATCGAGGT
This window harbors:
- the ctaD gene encoding cytochrome c oxidase subunit I; this translates as MSLHAQDDPALRAAQEERLRAVWKPPSGLFLRWTDVNNNRVGVWYTLTAFGFMLFAGALALIMRTQLAVPDNDLVSANTFNQLFTLHGSMMMFLFAVPMFEAVSIILLPQLLGARDLPFPRLSAFGYWSFLIGGVFVGGSIFFNAAPDGGWFMYPPLTTRTDLSGLGADIWMLGLSFIEVSSVAAAVELIVGVLKCRPPGMRLNLMPLYAWYILVVAVMILFAFPPLIAGDLLFEMERLLDWPFFDAARGGDPLLWQHLFWIFGHPEVYIVFLPSIALFAMLIPTFAQRHLLGYPWIVLAAVGTAFLSFGLWVHHMFATGLPKISLAFFSAASEAVAIPTGVQIFAFIATLWAGKVKWSTPLLYASGSLAIFVIGGLTGVMVAVAPFDWQAHDTYFIVAHLHYVLIGGTLLPLFGGLYYYWPLITGKKLSDRMGRTAFWIMFVGVNLTFFPMHLSGLEGMPRRVFTYPADLNIGWLNLASTLGSYMFAAGVAVLVIDLALSPTRTKAPRNPWNAGTLEWLAKPDDEDWGIRSVPLVESRYPIWDQKDFVAKVDEGRFFLADAEEGRRETIITSVLDGKPVSVIRLGTPSVKPMLTAVALGSVFILTTYHLYLIAALGGVVTLACILWWLWDTAEIPEKPEKPIGHGMRLPLYISGPAAPGWWAMFITMMADATAFSGLVFGYYFYWTIHPDFGAGFDGPGSGGPLLALALSLASWAATLAAREVHRRGGMMAARALLLLGAGMAIASLFAGLACLEGLDPKANVYPAIVWVLVVWTVVHAAVAAIMQLYTLARSIAGRMTPSHDADIRNITVYLHFFALTAVVAYLTVGLFPETGL
- the coxB gene encoding cytochrome c oxidase subunit II, translating into MRGMSTAIVVGTAALLAGCNTHQSTLAPFGADAADIRHLFIIMLVGAVVIAGAVALLMRHAVRAPEGAIGHEKGMRLVLWLGGVIPTIVLLGLLAYSLPYMRPRPVAPADLKVAVDGEQFWWRVAYQAPGRAPVLGANEIRIPTGRTVAFRLGAGDVVHSFWIPGLAGKMDMIPGRINSLVVRADKPGRYRGQCAEFCGLSHALMAFDVIAMPPAAFDAWLAQQARPARAVDSAGTRLFAANGCSGCHAIAGVTPPTRIGPDLTHFGSRRTLAAGILPMTEANVANFIRHPEKTKPGVRMPSFPQLSDDEALALARYLQGLK
- a CDS encoding TspO/MBR family protein, with translation MNGKTKTGLSPWMAGGVAAAVLGLSALVGRRNVPDPSHPRIRHWYRRLDKPGFTPPDKVFGAVWPVLESLAAVGGYRLLRQPSSPRRDTAVALWLGNSAMIGGWTELFFRERRIGTSTAAAGTMAAGTAALAATAWKIDRPAALSVVPLAAWLGFATVLAGEVWRRNPQT
- a CDS encoding PAS domain-containing protein yields the protein MVDEIIAFDWAATSLGAPGQWPVALRCQVATMLACPAPMYLVWGPDLISFYNDAYRPILGYRAATAMGTPFRILWGSIWDEIAPLVDQALSGGVARVTDMRLDLAREGKPEESYWTFSYSPVFDDRGDIAGMICVTGETTARVLAERRQQEADERLDLALSSGAHVGMWDWDVVNDSVRSDGRFAAMYGVDPVAAEAGMPIAEFFQGIHPEDRARVEAEIGAVLAGAGDASEGAGRFVSEYRLVQSDGSVHWVSARGRCIVDGTGRCVRFPGVSFDITDRVCVELQLRESEARARLNAERVQLALEAGAIIGTWLWDLPNDRFTVDEPFARNFGLDPALGHEGLSLAQVVETVHPDDQAGLAEAIAEAIARGGPYAHQYRTRRHDGRYHWLEANGRVDHAPDGTPLHFPGVLIDVGARRALEAERDHAIAELRALTDQLEQRVADRTAELMRAEEALRQSQKMEAVGQLTGGLAHDFNNLLAGISGSLELMALRLSQGRTGELDRYMDAAQGATRRAAALTHRLLAFSRRQTLAPRATDIGALVAGMTDLIRRTVGPGITLETKGGDDLWTVLVDAPQLENALLNLCINARDAMPDGGRITIEMVNRRLIGDNARFGDIPDGEYLALCVTDIGIGMTPDVIEKAFDPFFTTKPLGQGTGLGLSMIYGFAKQSGGQVRIHSTPGMGTTVFLYLPRHDGPAEQEDTGTTTALDGPAGSGETVLVVDDEATVRLMIVDVLRDMGYQVIEAADSAEGLAILRSSVRIDLLVTDVGLPGGMNGRQLAEAARELRHELNVMFITGYAEGAVLNSGHLSPGMQLLTKPFTVDALVTGIQAAIGAAARRYEPHAP